Sequence from the Gemmatimonadota bacterium genome:
GTACAACACCCATATTACGGTCGAGAAGTGCGACATCGCGGGGTGTTTTGTAATTGGATTTGTGGCTGCCGGGAATGCAGGCAAATCCGCCATCGCCGGGGTTGCAATCGGTGAGTACCCACGAGACTACGGTGAGGCCACAGCGCATGCGCCCGTTGTGAAATTGATAAAAGTGCGTCAGGTCGTCAGCGGTGCCGCCGCCGTGCATGACATGGCCTTCGGCTCCTTTTTCCATGATGATGCCGTAGAGGTGGTCGAGACGACAGTCTTCGCGCAGCAATTCTGCGAGATAGGGCACGATGTTTGGATGGGCAAGTAAATCGCGGAAGGGTTGGCACCAGGGGTTGGGCCAGGTGAGCATGCCGCCCAAGTCGGTGCGCCCGTGTTTACCCCTGAGTGCTCTGGATTCGCCGGAGAGGGATTGCTCTGGCGGGCGAATGCGCATCCTGTCGGGGTTGCTGTCAATGGCTTTGTTGCACGCGGCAATTTCTTCGGGTGTTAAAGCGTTTTCGACGACGAGGTAGCCGTTGAGATCAAAGAAGAATTTTTCGTGTTCGTCCATGTTTGGGATTCCCAATTTAAATTTTTTGGAGAAGGCCGGTTAATCGTCTTCACCCTCATCCCGTCTCATCCGATAGCGACCAATCCGCCGTATCAAAATCCACACCAGTCCAATGAGTGCGATATATTGCACCATATCCCAGATCCAGCCCTGCCAGCCCAGGATGCCCGGCCAGAGTGCCCCGATGCACAGGATGATAAATGCGTCTTCCAGAATTAGCCACAGCGGTCGCTCATTCATTTCCATATCCCAATGATATTTCCACCTCTGACTGTGCATTATTGAGGTAAGAATAAACGCGATAATTGCGATATACGAGTTTCACATAATTGCGGGTTTCCCTATAGGGAATGCGCTCTATAAATTCATCGACGTCGTGCCTTGTCAGGGCTTTTGCCCATCGTTTTGCAGCATCCAGACCCGCGTTATAAGCCGATAGTGCCAAACTAAGTTGCCTGTGTTTATCTTTTCGAAATGCCTTCATGTGGTCGGAGAGATGTTTTCCGCCCAACAAAATTGACGTTTGGGGATCGTGCAGGTCCTCGGTTGAAAAATTTTTGAGCTTGACAAGTCGGGCCATGTCCCGTCCTGTTTGCGGCATCACTTGCATCAACCCGCGTGCGCCTGCGCGAGATACAGCGGTTGTATTAAACGCGCTTTCCTGCCGCATGATGGCAATCATGAGATTGGGATCAAGATTCATTTTTCGCGCTATCTGGTTGATCTCGCCCCAATAATACGTTGGGTATAACCGCCGGAATGAAGCCCGCGTCATGGATATCCCATGTACGCGTTCTAACATTACAATCTGTGCGGAAATTTGAAGTGCTTTGTGCATGGCGCGGACGCGCTCGTAACGAGGTTTCAAATCATCCAGGGCAAACAAATTGCGCCCGAGAGTTTGCCGAGCGCGGTCGTATTCTCGCTCGGCATCTCGATACAACCCGATAGACGCCAATATATCTCCTTTTGGGATATGCGTCGAAGGTGTATAGGATTGACCAACCGATAGGTGTTCGCCCGGTTGAGGTACCTCGACATGAACATTTTCTGTTTTGCCCAGGACCGCACGTGCGCGTGCCGAGTAATAAGAGGTGGGGAAACCTTCAGAGGCGCGTTCAATCCAGAATCGCGCTTCTGCTTTTTGTCCCAATTTTTGATAACTTTTGCCCGCCCAGTAATACCCCTGATCGCGTAGATGGCTCGCAGTGGTCTGGCGCGATAGACGTAAAAAGGCTTTGGAAGCCGCCGTGTATTGCCGCGTTTGATAAAGCGCGAATCCCGCACGCCACGCAGCCTGATCGGCATAAGTGCTTTTGGGGTAGGTTTTTGCCAGTGCTATAAATAGTTTGCGCGCATCGCTGTGACGCCCTCGCCGCTCGTAGGCCATGGCGGCCTGCCAGAGTGCTTCGGGCGCGGTCTTTGCATTGGGATAGCGACGCACAAATTCTCGAAATCGCGTTGTTCCCGTTAAATCGTGCCCGCGCTTGATGGCACAGCGGCCCAGATAAAACAGTGCTTCGGGGATGTGATATACTTTGAAGGCGCGATCAAATGCGTTTTCGGCTTTGAGATATTTTCGACTGCGATAATATACATGGCCCAGTTCGTATTGCGCTTTCCCCCGCCATGTGGCATCTTGGGATTCATCGATCATGCGGCGCAATAGAACGATAGCCTGTTGATATTCTCCGGCATGCATACAGGTCACACCCGCGCAAAACAGTTCTTCAGCATCGCGCATATCACTGAGCGCGGGAAGCATTTTGTAAGCAGAGGGATGTTTGGGATAATTTTTGATCAATTTCAAGCGCGTCTCGCGCGCAGCAATAGTATCGCCCAGAGCCGTCCATACCTCGACCAGTCCGGCCAGTGCATCGCCTTCGTGCGGGCGCTTGTCAATAAGCGTTTGATAATATGCGATAGCACCTTCAGCATTGCCCTGTGCAAGCGCGGTCCGCGCGGCATTGAGTGTGGCTTGATCGCCGAGCAAACTCGCTGGCGTCATGTGCAGAATTTTTGCATAGTGATTTTCAGCGTCTTTGGTTTGTCCCAGAGATTCGGCGCATTGTCCCATCCAAAAAGCCACGTAATCGGCAATTTCTGGGCGCGTGGTGCCCGAAGACTGAAAAATTGTCAGTGCGTCTGAGTATTTGCCCAGGTGCATCAGACAAATCGCGCGTTGTAGCTCAGCGGTGTGTACATCCCATGTATCGCGAGTGTCCATATTGTCGAGTGCAGATAATGCTTTGGAAAAATTTTGCCGTGCAATTAGTTCTGCAACCCGAAAAATGGGATCGCGTTGTTCTCCTACTCCCAAATAGCCAACTATTACGAATACGGCGATAAAGGGGAAGGTGAATAGCGCGATACGGCTCACTAATCTGTTTTTAAAAAATGACATTGTGAAAGCCTTTGCGATGAGGTCCTGAAAAAATTGTAGTCCATAATGCACGCAATGTCAAGATACAAACACTTTATCCCGGAGCTTTTATGAAAGCACTGATTCTCGCGGCAGGAAAAGGCGAACGTTTTTTTCCATTTAATGTTTTTCGTCCCAAGCCGATGTTTCCAATATGCAATCGCCCGCTTTTAGAGTGGACGGTTTCGCGTCTGGTCGATGCGGGTATTGCCGATATCGGCATTGTGGTGGGGGATCGAGGCGGTCGGGCGCGCAATTATTTTGGCGGTGGACAGCGATTTGACTGCCGCATTACTTATATCGAACAACCGCAGCCAAAAGGCACGGCGCATGCGGTGGGGCTGGCGTCTGATTTTATTGGTACTGATGACGTTCTGGTCATTTTCGGAGATGTTTTCTTTGGTGCGGATGCGGTCCCACACCTGTTAGATGTGTTTAGAGATAGAAACTGTTCTGGCGTCGCTGGTATTGTCCAGGTTGACGATCTCTCATCTCATATACGAGCACACGTCGAAAAGGACCAGAGCTTGTCTTCTTACACCTATAAACCCCGCGGTGGATCGGGACAGGCACTGTCTGGTCTCTATGTTTTTAAAAATGAAATTTTGTCCGATCTGGATAATACTTCCGATTTTGTGCCGCGAACCCAATATGGTATCTTTCCGCCCGAGGGCCAGGAAATTTGCGATGTTATCCCATTGCTCCACGGCGAAGGCCGTGCGCTTATTGCGGTCGATTTGCCCGGGCCGTGGTTCGATATGGACCTGCCCTGGCATCCGAAGAATGTCGCGCTTATGGCACTTGCTGAAATGGCTGATGGACTTACAGAATCGGTTGTTGCGCCAACGGCTACGGTCGATCCCGACGCCCGCATTCGCGGTCCCATCTTTGTCGATGAAAATACCGCGATTGCCCGAGATGCTTATATTGAAGGACCGGTCTGGATTGGGAAAGATACGGAGATATTAGAAGGCTCTCACATCGCATCCCGTACTGTGATCGCCGATCGCTGTAAAATTGGCCCTTTTGCCAAAGTATCGGGTACGGTAGATACCAACTGCCACATTACCTATTTGGGCGAGTTTAGCGGTATTATGCTCGAAGAAGGTCGCGTGACCCATCAGATTCAGCTTTCGGGCATTTTTGGCGAGCGCGCAGAAATAGGTGCGGGTACACAGGTGGGCACGCTGCGCTTTGACGATGCGGAGATTGAGGTCGAAGTTCAGGGTATTCGTCGAAAAGCACCCGGTTTTACCGGGGTGTTGTTTGGGGATTACTCGCGTACGGGTATCGGCGCGATGATTATGCCCGGCCGCATTGTGGGGCCATGTGCGATGGTGGGCGCGGGCGTGGTGCTGATGAAAAACGCGCCGCCGTACAAGGCCGTGCTCGTCAAACAGGAACTCGATGTCGTTGACTGGTCTCCCGATATCTATGACAAATAAGAATTTTATCTATGCCAGACGATCCCATCACATTAAACGCACGCCAGCGCGAAGCCGTTACTGCGCCGATAGGTCCTGTTCTCGTGCTGGCCGGACCGGGCACGGGGAAGACGCGGGTGCTGACCGAACGCATTGCGTATCTGGTATCGCGGCGCGGCGTTCATCCGGAAAATATCCTGGCGCTTACATTTACAAATAAGGCGGCGGCAGAACTGCAAATCCGCTTGTCGCGCACGTTGGGCAAAGAAACTGCGGATGCTATTACCGCAGGTACATTTCACAGGTTTTGTATCTCGATACTGCGCGAGCATCGAGAAACGGTTGGGTTGCCGCCGCATTTTGGCATTGCCGATGAAGATCTTCAGCGCACGCTGATCTATCGCGCATTTCCACGCCTGAATCCCAATGAAAGCAATTTGAATAATGTGATGCAAAATGTGAATCGCCTGAAGTGGCAACGGAGATACAAGCCACATGTTCCGATGAAAAAAGGGGATGCGGCATTGCTCGATCAGTACGAAGCCGAGCTTAAAAAAAACCGATTAATCGATTTTGACGATCTCATCTTTCTCGCGCATGACTTGCTTTATTCGCATCGCCAAATTCTGGGAGATTACCGCGCGCAGTTTCAGCACATTCTCGTCGATGAGTTTCAAGATACCGATCCGGTTCAATACGCCCTCGTTTGTTTGTTGGGCGCGGCTCATCGCAGTGTTTTTGTGGTTGCAGATGACGAGCAATCCATTTATGGGTGGCGCTATGCCAGGCCAGAACATATCGAACAATTTCGAGATGATTTTCTCAAAGGACGTCCGCCCATTTTTTTAGAGGAAAATTACCGATCATCCGCAGAAATTTTGCGGCTGGCACGCGTGTTTATCGCCAATAATGACGTATTGTTTGAACGCAGCATCCACACCCAGAGATCGGGACGCCGCGTGCGGGGGATGGCGTTTGATACGTTTGAGGAAGAGGGCCAGTTTATTGCGGGCGATATCTGGGATCGCATCCGGGAAACGCCCGATCTGATTCACCGGGATATTGCGGTGCTTTATCCCCAACACGCAATAGGCAGCGAACTCGAGCGCATTTTTATGCGCGCCAATGTCCCCTGTCTGATGGCTCATCGCAGGGGCTTGTTCGACCAGCCCGTGATCCGCCGCGCCTTGTCCGTGTTGCGCTATGCTCTCGATGGCGCAAATGACGCGAGTCTCGAGTTGTTTTTGCGGCGCGAACTCGAAGCAGTGGATCCCAAATTATACCCGGCGGTGCGTGGATTCCAGAAACAAAAAAATATTGGGAGTTTCAAACAGGCGGCTTTTCTGTATCCGCGAACGGTTTCGGAAGCAGAGGGCGTGGATGTAGAACGCGCACTGGGGCTGGCAGGTGTGGTACACAATGCCGTGCAAAGAGGCGCGGTCGCATCTTTGCCGCATCTGGTGGATGATATTCTGGATCAATTGAATACATCGGAATTGCCTTCCCTGAAAAATCATCTCGATGATATTGTAGATCCGCTCGAACTCTCGGATCTCAATACCGCTCTAAATCGCGTGTTGCCACTCTGGCGCAGGGGCGGTACCTTATATGTGGCGTGTCGAGACGAGGTGCTGCGGCATATGCTCACAACTCTGATCCGGGATGCACTGGCGCGGCCGGGGCTCATCATACGAGAGGCTGTGCCCGGTAGCCGATTGGATGTTTTATCCGATACCCTAATTTTGTCATTCGACGAAGATCCGCCGAAAACACCCGAACACTTTTTACATTTGGGAGGCCTGGCGTGTGGTGCAATGCTCGCTGCTCTCAAATTATGTCAGGCGATCCACTGCGCAGATTTGCCAGCGTATATGCCGGAATACACTGCATTTGCGCTGGAAACAGCGGGTGACGATCCCGAGCATGCACAGATCACAGCTCTAGGGGCTGTGCGCGTGCGAGATGGGCGCGTTGTCGATACATTTTATTCGCCCGTGCGCCTGCGAGAGGACAAAGGCACGGATCCTACATTTCAGGAAATTTATCTCGCGTTTCAGGCATTTGTCGGTATTGACATTCTGGTCGCACACAATGGCTATGCGTTCGACTTTCAGGTTTTGCACCGCGAAGCCCGTCGCAATGGCAGGTCTCGCATGCCCAATCCGACGGTTGATATTTTGCCTATGGCGCGAAGCTATAGTGCGACCGCAGGGCGCGGTCTGCGTCCTCTTTGCGAGCGGTATGATATTGCGTCAGATCCAAACGATCCGCCAGCACGCGCGCGGGCATTGGCTTTGTATCGCGTGTTTGAAGCTATGAAGAAGGAGCGCGCCTCTCGCTACCGGCGCATGACGCATGAACGCCTTTTGGATCACGTTGCT
This genomic interval carries:
- a CDS encoding transglycosylase SLT domain-containing protein codes for the protein MSFFKNRLVSRIALFTFPFIAVFVIVGYLGVGEQRDPIFRVAELIARQNFSKALSALDNMDTRDTWDVHTAELQRAICLMHLGKYSDALTIFQSSGTTRPEIADYVAFWMGQCAESLGQTKDAENHYAKILHMTPASLLGDQATLNAARTALAQGNAEGAIAYYQTLIDKRPHEGDALAGLVEVWTALGDTIAARETRLKLIKNYPKHPSAYKMLPALSDMRDAEELFCAGVTCMHAGEYQQAIVLLRRMIDESQDATWRGKAQYELGHVYYRSRKYLKAENAFDRAFKVYHIPEALFYLGRCAIKRGHDLTGTTRFREFVRRYPNAKTAPEALWQAAMAYERRGRHSDARKLFIALAKTYPKSTYADQAAWRAGFALYQTRQYTAASKAFLRLSRQTTASHLRDQGYYWAGKSYQKLGQKAEARFWIERASEGFPTSYYSARARAVLGKTENVHVEVPQPGEHLSVGQSYTPSTHIPKGDILASIGLYRDAEREYDRARQTLGRNLFALDDLKPRYERVRAMHKALQISAQIVMLERVHGISMTRASFRRLYPTYYWGEINQIARKMNLDPNLMIAIMRQESAFNTTAVSRAGARGLMQVMPQTGRDMARLVKLKNFSTEDLHDPQTSILLGGKHLSDHMKAFRKDKHRQLSLALSAYNAGLDAAKRWAKALTRHDVDEFIERIPYRETRNYVKLVYRNYRVYSYLNNAQSEVEISLGYGNE
- a CDS encoding UvrD-helicase domain-containing protein, with the protein product MPDDPITLNARQREAVTAPIGPVLVLAGPGTGKTRVLTERIAYLVSRRGVHPENILALTFTNKAAAELQIRLSRTLGKETADAITAGTFHRFCISILREHRETVGLPPHFGIADEDLQRTLIYRAFPRLNPNESNLNNVMQNVNRLKWQRRYKPHVPMKKGDAALLDQYEAELKKNRLIDFDDLIFLAHDLLYSHRQILGDYRAQFQHILVDEFQDTDPVQYALVCLLGAAHRSVFVVADDEQSIYGWRYARPEHIEQFRDDFLKGRPPIFLEENYRSSAEILRLARVFIANNDVLFERSIHTQRSGRRVRGMAFDTFEEEGQFIAGDIWDRIRETPDLIHRDIAVLYPQHAIGSELERIFMRANVPCLMAHRRGLFDQPVIRRALSVLRYALDGANDASLELFLRRELEAVDPKLYPAVRGFQKQKNIGSFKQAAFLYPRTVSEAEGVDVERALGLAGVVHNAVQRGAVASLPHLVDDILDQLNTSELPSLKNHLDDIVDPLELSDLNTALNRVLPLWRRGGTLYVACRDEVLRHMLTTLIRDALARPGLIIREAVPGSRLDVLSDTLILSFDEDPPKTPEHFLHLGGLACGAMLAALKLCQAIHCADLPAYMPEYTAFALETAGDDPEHAQITALGAVRVRDGRVVDTFYSPVRLREDKGTDPTFQEIYLAFQAFVGIDILVAHNGYAFDFQVLHREARRNGRSRMPNPTVDILPMARSYSATAGRGLRPLCERYDIASDPNDPPARARALALYRVFEAMKKERASRYRRMTHERLLDHVALGLLFRARDGVRDTEFSREEHVHFNLGAQRLLGPANLCIRNLVQHYPRLDADRLRGQTRMLLGEYPRPEVLALHAPDQIQRFRDLCERHGAAAPSLQEGIRNLLDFADLYKVEMDTPDRDAVHLLTLHAAKGLEFREVYICGLEDRILPNARALNSADLAEQRRLLYVGITRAMDRLTLSCVGHRPGRNMAPSRFWDELGLEREGAIQRIPDSES
- a CDS encoding phytanoyl-CoA dioxygenase family protein; translated protein: MDEHEKFFFDLNGYLVVENALTPEEIAACNKAIDSNPDRMRIRPPEQSLSGESRALRGKHGRTDLGGMLTWPNPWCQPFRDLLAHPNIVPYLAELLREDCRLDHLYGIIMEKGAEGHVMHGGGTADDLTHFYQFHNGRMRCGLTVVSWVLTDCNPGDGGFACIPGSHKSNYKTPRDVALLDRNMGVV
- a CDS encoding sugar phosphate nucleotidyltransferase codes for the protein MKALILAAGKGERFFPFNVFRPKPMFPICNRPLLEWTVSRLVDAGIADIGIVVGDRGGRARNYFGGGQRFDCRITYIEQPQPKGTAHAVGLASDFIGTDDVLVIFGDVFFGADAVPHLLDVFRDRNCSGVAGIVQVDDLSSHIRAHVEKDQSLSSYTYKPRGGSGQALSGLYVFKNEILSDLDNTSDFVPRTQYGIFPPEGQEICDVIPLLHGEGRALIAVDLPGPWFDMDLPWHPKNVALMALAEMADGLTESVVAPTATVDPDARIRGPIFVDENTAIARDAYIEGPVWIGKDTEILEGSHIASRTVIADRCKIGPFAKVSGTVDTNCHITYLGEFSGIMLEEGRVTHQIQLSGIFGERAEIGAGTQVGTLRFDDAEIEVEVQGIRRKAPGFTGVLFGDYSRTGIGAMIMPGRIVGPCAMVGAGVVLMKNAPPYKAVLVKQELDVVDWSPDIYDK